The genomic interval ATAGTTTTTTAACTAAACAATTTGAACGGAACCAAACAATAAAAAAATACTTAACGATTATAGATGGGCATTTAAACGCAAAAAATGGCGCGATAGAGACAAGAATTCATAAGGATGTAAATGATATCAAATATCAGGTAAACGACAAAGGAAAGCTTTCTATGACCTTGTACAAGGTGTTAAAAGAAAATGAAAAATATTCTTTGGTTGAATGTGAACTAAAAAGTGGTAGAACCCATCAAATAAGATTATCACTAGCTTCAATTGGGGCTTATATATTAGGTGATAGTTTATATTATGAGACAAGTGATATCATTAATCGACAAGCGCTCCATGCTTATAGACTAAATTTCATAGAACCTCGTACCTTTAAAAAACAAGAAATTATTTGTGAGTTACCTCAAGATATGAAAAAAATTATTTTATAAAAAAGAATTATTATGATATAATAGTAAAAAATAGAGGTGGTTATAGTGGATAATAGAAAATTAATTAATCAAATACTTGTAGAATTGTTCAACCATATTTTATTACTTGAAGAAAGAAATTTAAAAACACATGAACTGAAAAATTTATCCATCACAGAGGTTCATATTATTGAAGCGGTAAAAAAAGTGGACTCTCCATCGATGGGTGAAGTTGCCTCTAAGCTAATGGTAACCGTTGGGACCTTATCAACATCAGTCAATCGTTTAGTTCAAAAAGGTTATATTAAAAATCAAAGAAGTGAAAAAGATAGACGTGTTGTTTATTTATCTTTAACTGAAAAGGGAGAAGAGGCTTATAACATTCACGAAGCATTTCATGATAAAATGATTAGTAAAATTCTTTCTAGAACAAGTGTAAATGATGATGAATTATTGCTTTCCTCTTTAAGAAAGTTATTAGATTTTTTTGAGTCGTTAAAGATATAATCAAAAATAATATACTTGTATTAAATAAGCCTTGTGAATAGTTAAAAAATTATTTACGAGGAATTAGATTTATTATGAAAGATAAACAAATTATCCAAATCTATGTAAGAGGTAAAAAGAAGTTTTATATCAATAGTCTTTTAAGTTATTTAATACTTGTAAATTGGTGTTTCTTTTGGTTAGTACTAATACAGCATTCTTTAGCGTACGAATTCATTATTTGGCAGTGTTTGTTATTTGTTTTAATTTTTTCTTTAATAATTAATTATTTATTATTACCTATGAGATGGAAAAACATTGTATGAAAATATAGTAAAATTTAATTAGAAAACTCTATATTTTATTGGTTAATATATTCATAATATAGTAGATAATAACTTACAAAAACTCCCGATTACTTTTTTTAATGATGATTCTTTTTGAATCATCATTTTTGTATATTCTGTACAATATGTCAATTGTTTATTAAATATTGTTTTGGTATAGAGCGCTAGGTCTGAATCATTAACAAATGCGTTTATTTCTAAATTGTATTTAAAACTATGGATATCAAAATTTGTTGTTCCAATGGAAACATAGTGATCGTCACATATAAACACTTTTGAATGTAAAAAGGACTTTTTATTAAATAAATAGACTTTAATATTTTCATCTACTAAAAGTGAAGCATAAGCTTTTGTTGCTTGCAAAACAAAGGGATGATCATTTTTGTTTGGAATCATGATTTTGATTTCTACATTTCTTAAACTCGCATATTTTAAAGCTTTAATAAAAGCATCATTTAAAATTAAATAAGGAGTTTGTATGTAAATACATTTTTGCGACTGATAAATATGTTGAATAAATTTATTTTCAATATAGTTAATTTCACTAATATCTGGACCACTTGAAAGAATTTCTATTAGCTTATTTCCTTTAAATTGATGTGTCATTAAATAAGGTTTTATATCAATTTCTTTTTTTGAACAATACATATAATCAGCTAAAAATCGTTTTTCAATAGGCGTTGTCGCATTACCTATTATTTTTAATTGACTATCTACCCATAATCCTAATTTTTTATCTCTTCCTAAATATTTATCACCAATGTTAAAGCCACCTATATAAGCGATTTTATTA from Mycoplasmatota bacterium carries:
- a CDS encoding MarR family transcriptional regulator codes for the protein MVDNRKLINQILVELFNHILLLEERNLKTHELKNLSITEVHIIEAVKKVDSPSMGEVASKLMVTVGTLSTSVNRLVQKGYIKNQRSEKDRRVVYLSLTEKGEEAYNIHEAFHDKMISKILSRTSVNDDELLLSSLRKLLDFFESLKI
- the cls gene encoding cardiolipin synthase — its product is MDHLLYILIAIYLLNFFFGLKILFKQNINLSNMTYTFLLIIIFPFFTPFIYLLIVSDEQIRRQLIKKREIDEKHIQTVKSITVTQHNEVRLFNNGDLLFEDMFEEIERAEHYIHISFYTFNTDQIGKSIIKKLEEKLKQNVDVKILYDSLGSFQMKKKYFNNFIKLGGEIIPFIKLKRKFLNINYRNHRKIMIIDNKIAYIGGFNIGDKYLGRDKKLGLWVDSQLKIIGNATTPIEKRFLADYMYCSKKEIDIKPYLMTHQFKGNKLIEILSSGPDISEINYIENKFIQHIYQSQKCIYIQTPYLILNDAFIKALKYASLRNVEIKIMIPNKNDHPFVLQATKAYASLLVDENIKVYLFNKKSFLHSKVFICDDHYVSIGTTNFDIHSFKYNLEINAFVNDSDLALYTKTIFNKQLTYCTEYTKMMIQKESSLKKVIGSFCKLLSTIL